The Hahella sp. HNIBRBA332 genome window below encodes:
- a CDS encoding DNA translocase FtsK, which translates to MPADIEDNRAKRYLEQGLREGVLIACVTIAVYLVLALVSYNPSDPGWTSTGQHSQVVNYAGRVGAWISDVLLYFFGYVAYLFPFLFVLRSVQLFRQRHMRHPINWWMVVIRVVGLIVLVLSTCSLLTMYSVSGLNSSSGGIVGAEVAGMAVDTFNIIGSTLVWVALSLFGFSIATGLSWLKIMDWVGAKTLALFRRIGEEFSSAKEKMGERAQARREEKARLEAEAPPPKPKKAKREVKDLDDEDERIPLLDSRVNVPEEQETKTRSLLSFGKKKAEAKVEPSLGDTMDVDSEGPADKKIKILPFQKEAGGESKRAKRASQPSLFNFAEGPLPSLNLLDPPESSKKGGYSPEVLENMSRLLEVKLNDFGVVAEVVEVNPGPVITRFEIQPAPGVKVSRISNLAKDLARSLAVISVRVVEVIPGKSVVGIEIPNENRDIVRLREVLSSKAYDDSSSPLSLGLGNDIAGNPVVANLAKMPHLLVAGTTGSGKSVGVNAMLISMLYKATPEELRLIMIDPKMLELSIYDGIPHLLTPVVTDMKEAANALRWCVGEMERRYRLMAAMGVRNIAGFNKVVKDAITAGEPIRDPLWKPGDNALEEEPPMLTTLPFVVVVVDEFADMMMIVGKKVEELIARIAQKARAAGIHLILATQRPSVDVITGLIKANVPTRMAFQVSSKIDSRTILDQGGAEQLLGHGDMLYLPPGTGLPIRVHGAFVDDDEVHRVVDDWKQRGEPDYLDEILDGATDSEFVASFDGGGDNNNGTEKDDLFDQAVAFVTESRKASISAVQRRLKIGYNRAANLVDAMEAAGVVSSAGHNGSREVLAPPPPRD; encoded by the coding sequence ATGCCAGCAGATATAGAAGACAACAGAGCGAAGCGCTACCTGGAGCAGGGACTCCGCGAAGGGGTGTTGATCGCTTGTGTGACCATCGCCGTTTATCTGGTGTTGGCCCTGGTCTCGTACAATCCCTCAGACCCTGGCTGGACCAGCACAGGGCAACATTCCCAGGTCGTTAATTACGCTGGGCGCGTCGGCGCCTGGATTTCCGACGTCCTGCTGTACTTCTTCGGCTACGTCGCCTATTTATTCCCCTTTTTGTTCGTCTTGCGTTCGGTGCAACTGTTCCGCCAGCGCCACATGCGCCATCCCATCAACTGGTGGATGGTGGTTATCCGCGTAGTCGGTCTGATCGTGTTGGTGTTGTCCACTTGTTCGTTGTTGACCATGTATTCGGTCAGTGGTCTGAACTCCAGCTCCGGCGGCATTGTCGGCGCGGAAGTCGCTGGGATGGCCGTCGACACCTTTAACATTATCGGCAGCACGCTGGTTTGGGTGGCGCTTTCCCTGTTTGGTTTCAGTATCGCCACCGGCTTGTCCTGGCTGAAGATTATGGACTGGGTGGGCGCCAAGACACTGGCGTTGTTCCGTCGCATCGGCGAAGAGTTTTCGTCCGCAAAAGAGAAGATGGGAGAGCGTGCGCAAGCCCGTCGCGAAGAAAAAGCCAGATTAGAAGCTGAAGCGCCGCCGCCCAAGCCTAAAAAGGCGAAACGGGAAGTGAAAGACCTCGACGATGAAGACGAGCGCATTCCCTTGCTGGACTCCAGGGTGAATGTCCCAGAAGAGCAGGAAACCAAGACGCGCTCTTTACTGAGCTTCGGCAAGAAGAAAGCCGAGGCCAAAGTTGAGCCCAGTTTGGGCGACACCATGGATGTGGATAGCGAAGGGCCTGCGGACAAAAAGATCAAGATTCTGCCGTTTCAGAAAGAGGCGGGAGGCGAGAGCAAGCGGGCCAAGCGAGCATCGCAGCCGTCCCTGTTTAACTTTGCGGAAGGCCCGTTGCCGTCACTGAATCTGCTTGATCCGCCTGAATCTTCCAAGAAAGGCGGTTACTCGCCTGAGGTGCTGGAAAACATGTCGCGCCTGCTGGAAGTGAAGTTGAATGACTTTGGCGTCGTCGCCGAAGTCGTGGAGGTGAACCCCGGCCCTGTGATCACCCGTTTTGAAATCCAGCCGGCGCCAGGCGTCAAAGTCAGCCGCATCAGCAATCTGGCCAAAGACCTTGCGCGCTCGTTGGCGGTGATTAGCGTGCGTGTGGTGGAAGTCATCCCCGGCAAGTCAGTGGTGGGTATTGAAATTCCTAACGAAAATCGCGATATCGTGCGTTTGCGAGAGGTGTTGTCCTCTAAAGCCTATGACGATTCCAGCTCGCCATTGTCATTGGGGCTGGGCAACGATATTGCGGGCAATCCGGTCGTCGCCAATCTGGCGAAAATGCCGCACTTACTGGTGGCGGGCACCACGGGCTCAGGTAAATCCGTAGGCGTGAACGCCATGTTGATCAGTATGCTTTACAAGGCGACCCCAGAAGAACTGCGCCTCATCATGATCGACCCCAAAATGTTGGAGTTGTCCATCTACGATGGCATTCCTCATTTGCTCACGCCGGTAGTGACGGATATGAAAGAAGCCGCTAATGCGTTGCGTTGGTGCGTGGGGGAAATGGAGCGCCGTTATCGGTTGATGGCCGCCATGGGCGTCAGAAACATTGCGGGCTTTAATAAAGTCGTGAAAGACGCCATCACCGCTGGCGAGCCGATTCGTGACCCTCTATGGAAACCGGGCGATAACGCGCTTGAAGAAGAGCCGCCGATGCTGACCACATTGCCATTCGTGGTGGTGGTCGTGGACGAATTCGCCGACATGATGATGATTGTCGGCAAGAAAGTGGAAGAGTTGATCGCCCGTATCGCCCAGAAAGCGCGGGCGGCGGGAATTCATTTGATTCTGGCGACCCAGCGGCCGTCAGTGGACGTTATTACCGGCTTGATCAAAGCTAACGTGCCGACCCGTATGGCGTTTCAGGTATCTTCCAAGATCGACTCCCGTACTATTTTGGATCAGGGCGGCGCAGAGCAGTTGCTGGGACACGGCGACATGCTGTACTTGCCTCCCGGCACTGGCCTGCCGATCCGCGTGCATGGCGCTTTTGTCGACGATGATGAAGTGCATCGCGTGGTGGATGACTGGAAACAGCGGGGCGAGCCCGATTATCTGGACGAAATTCTCGACGGCGCCACCGATAGCGAGTTTGTCGCTAGCTTCGATGGCGGCGGCGACAATAACAATGGCACTGAAAAAGACGATCTGTTTGATCAGGCTGTGGCGTTTGTGACGGAAAGCCGCAAGGCGTCCATATCCGCTGTGCAGCGTCGTCTGAAAATTGGCTACAACAGGGCGGCCAACCTGGTTGACGCAATGGAGGCGGCGGGCGTGGTCTCGTCCGCTGGCCATAACGGCTCCCGGGAAGTTTTGGCTCCACCTCCTCCTAGAGATTGA
- the lolA gene encoding outer membrane lipoprotein chaperone LolA, which translates to MKLLKLLSVAALSAASMMANAAGVDTLSGLLKNVETFTANFTQTMRSQSGQVMQEVSGTLKAKRPGLFFWKTKAPLEQTIVTDGQQVWIYDPDLEQVTIQHLSQQLSNTPALLLSGEVGKIDEQYQVEQQPESQPGQVDFLLRPKGVDSLFDTLQLSFVNDQLVSMKLKDSLGQQTSLFFTAVSINQTISEKAFHFEIPDGVDVIREAP; encoded by the coding sequence ATGAAATTATTGAAACTACTCTCCGTGGCGGCGTTGAGCGCCGCCAGTATGATGGCGAATGCGGCGGGCGTGGATACGCTCTCCGGCCTTTTGAAAAACGTAGAAACTTTTACGGCCAATTTCACCCAAACGATGCGCTCTCAAAGCGGGCAGGTGATGCAGGAAGTGTCCGGCACACTGAAGGCCAAGCGTCCTGGCTTGTTCTTCTGGAAGACCAAGGCCCCATTGGAGCAGACCATCGTGACGGACGGCCAGCAGGTCTGGATTTACGATCCGGATCTGGAGCAGGTCACTATCCAGCATTTATCGCAGCAACTTTCTAACACCCCGGCGCTGCTGCTGAGCGGAGAAGTGGGCAAGATCGACGAACAGTATCAGGTAGAGCAGCAACCGGAGTCTCAGCCGGGGCAGGTGGATTTCCTGCTGCGTCCGAAAGGCGTCGACTCCCTGTTTGACACGCTGCAACTGAGCTTCGTCAACGATCAATTGGTGAGCATGAAACTGAAGGACTCTCTTGGTCAGCAAACCAGCCTGTTCTTTACCGCGGTGTCGATAAATCAAACCATTAGCGAAAAAGCGTTCCACTTTGAGATCCCTGATGGCGTCGACGTCATCCGGGAGGCGCCTTGA
- a CDS encoding replication-associated recombination protein A, producing MTLNLFESEERRRSAQYAPLAARMRPRVIDEYIGQTHLLDADKPLRKALERDQLHSVIFWGPPGVGKTSLARLVAGYTGAEFITLSAVQSGVKEIREVSQRARANSQSGRKTIVFVDEVHRFNKSQQDAFLPYVEEGAFVFIGATTENPSFELNNALLSRARVYPLKPLTIDDLTTLLQRALTDSDNGLGQTAWSYDADLLRMIAEAANGDARQALNILETMSDLADPGEQGGVLSRELLASVMQVSLKRFDKGGDAFYDQISALHKSVRGSNPDGALYWFARMLNGGCDPLYVARRVVRMASEDIGNADPRGLDLALSAWDVQERLGSPEGELAIAQAVVYLACAPKSNAVYNAFNAAMKLAAESPDYPVPVHLRNAPTKLMKEMGYGKEYRYAHDEPGAYAAGETYLPEELDGLRLYHPVERGLESKVKEKLEYLRGLDEEYRNRS from the coding sequence TTGACGCTAAACCTGTTTGAATCGGAAGAACGCCGTCGGAGCGCGCAGTATGCGCCTCTGGCGGCGCGAATGCGTCCCCGGGTTATTGATGAATATATTGGGCAGACGCATTTGCTGGATGCGGACAAGCCCTTACGCAAGGCGCTGGAGCGCGATCAACTGCACTCGGTGATCTTCTGGGGGCCGCCCGGGGTAGGCAAAACTTCTCTCGCCCGCCTTGTGGCGGGATACACCGGCGCGGAATTCATCACCTTGTCCGCCGTACAAAGCGGGGTCAAGGAAATCCGCGAAGTCAGCCAGCGCGCTCGCGCGAACTCACAAAGCGGACGCAAGACCATTGTGTTCGTGGATGAAGTCCATCGTTTCAATAAGTCCCAGCAGGACGCCTTTCTCCCTTACGTAGAAGAGGGCGCTTTTGTTTTTATCGGCGCCACCACGGAAAACCCCTCTTTTGAGCTGAATAACGCACTGTTATCGCGGGCGCGGGTGTATCCATTAAAACCGCTCACCATTGATGACCTGACGACGTTATTGCAGCGGGCTCTGACGGACTCCGATAACGGCCTGGGACAAACAGCCTGGAGCTATGATGCCGATCTGCTACGCATGATCGCTGAAGCCGCCAACGGCGATGCGAGACAGGCGCTGAATATTCTCGAAACCATGTCTGATCTGGCGGACCCGGGCGAGCAGGGCGGGGTTCTTTCCCGCGAGCTGCTGGCGTCGGTGATGCAGGTTTCATTAAAACGCTTCGACAAAGGCGGAGATGCGTTCTACGATCAGATTTCCGCACTGCATAAATCCGTGCGCGGCTCCAATCCCGATGGCGCTTTGTACTGGTTCGCCCGCATGTTGAACGGGGGCTGCGATCCTTTGTACGTCGCCCGCCGCGTGGTGCGTATGGCCAGCGAGGATATCGGCAATGCCGATCCGCGAGGGCTGGATCTTGCGCTTTCAGCCTGGGACGTGCAAGAGCGACTGGGCTCCCCGGAAGGCGAGCTGGCGATTGCTCAGGCGGTTGTTTATCTGGCGTGCGCGCCGAAGAGCAATGCGGTTTATAACGCGTTTAACGCGGCGATGAAGCTGGCGGCGGAGTCGCCGGATTATCCGGTCCCCGTGCATTTACGCAATGCGCCGACCAAGTTGATGAAGGAAATGGGCTACGGCAAAGAATACCGTTATGCTCATGACGAGCCCGGAGCCTACGCCGCCGGCGAGACGTATTTGCCTGAAGAGCTGGATGGCCTGCGTCTGTACCACCCTGTGGAGCGGGGCCTGGAAAGCAAAGTCAAGGAAAAGCTGGAATACCTGCGGGGTCTGGACGAAGAGTATCGGAACCGCTCCTGA
- the crcB gene encoding fluoride efflux transporter CrcB, producing MSIPHLVYVALGGALGAVSRYLIVAWVSNVAGAKFPWGTLAVNVLGSFLLGTAFVYVVEKLHGQPELRSLIMVGFLGALTTFSTFSLEAWSLMQSDQLLQGLAYILMSVILCLFAVGAGIALTRLIL from the coding sequence ATGAGCATTCCCCATCTTGTGTATGTTGCTCTTGGCGGCGCGTTGGGCGCCGTCAGCCGGTATTTAATCGTCGCCTGGGTCAGTAACGTGGCGGGGGCTAAATTTCCTTGGGGGACGCTAGCGGTCAATGTACTCGGCTCTTTTCTGCTGGGGACGGCATTTGTATATGTGGTGGAGAAACTGCATGGACAACCCGAGCTGCGATCTTTGATAATGGTGGGCTTTTTAGGGGCGTTGACCACGTTTTCCACATTTTCGCTGGAAGCCTGGAGCCTGATGCAAAGCGATCAGCTGTTGCAAGGTCTCGCCTATATTTTAATGAGCGTTATACTATGCCTCTTCGCCGTGGGCGCAGGTATCGCTCTGACCCGGCTTATTCTTTGA
- the serS gene encoding serine--tRNA ligase: MLDPKLLRNSLDEVAARLKTKRYDLDVDAFSQLEERRKSVQVRTEELQSERNSKSKNIGMMIKQGQDPQPLKDEVAKIGEQLESAKTELQDIQDKLDDLLQGIPNLPDASVPEGESEDDNVEVRKWGSIREFDFEPKDHVDLGESLGLLDFNSGAKLAGSRFVVMRRELARLHRALAQFMLDIHTTEHGYQETMTPFLVHAHALQGTGQLPKFEADLFKVPGEHDFYLIPTAEVPVTNLVREEILDAKELPLKMTSHTPCFRSEAGSYGRDVRGMIRQHQFEKVELIHVVAPEQSDAALEELTGNAERILQLLNLPYRVVALCGGDLGFSAAKTYDIEVWLPAQKKYREISSCSNCRDFQARRMQARWRNPETGKPELVHTLNGSGLAIGRTLIAVLENYQQADGSILVPDVLEPYMGGVKVIKPAN, from the coding sequence ATGTTAGATCCAAAATTGCTTCGCAACAGCCTGGATGAAGTGGCTGCCAGACTAAAGACCAAACGCTATGACCTGGACGTGGACGCGTTCAGTCAGTTAGAAGAGCGGCGCAAGTCCGTTCAGGTCCGTACTGAGGAACTGCAAAGCGAGCGCAACAGTAAGTCGAAGAATATCGGCATGATGATTAAGCAGGGTCAGGACCCTCAGCCGTTAAAAGACGAAGTGGCTAAAATCGGCGAACAACTGGAGTCCGCCAAGACGGAGCTGCAGGACATTCAGGACAAGCTGGACGATCTGCTGCAAGGCATTCCCAACCTTCCTGACGCCTCCGTTCCCGAAGGCGAGAGCGAAGATGACAATGTGGAAGTGCGCAAATGGGGAAGCATCCGCGAATTTGATTTCGAACCCAAGGACCATGTTGATCTGGGCGAGAGCCTGGGCCTGTTGGACTTCAACAGCGGCGCCAAGCTGGCTGGCTCCCGTTTTGTGGTGATGCGCCGCGAACTGGCCAGACTGCATCGTGCGTTGGCCCAGTTCATGTTGGATATTCACACCACAGAACACGGTTATCAAGAAACCATGACGCCGTTTTTGGTGCACGCCCATGCGTTGCAGGGCACGGGACAGTTGCCCAAATTTGAGGCGGACCTGTTTAAAGTGCCGGGCGAGCATGACTTTTATCTGATCCCAACCGCGGAAGTGCCGGTCACCAATTTGGTGCGTGAAGAAATTCTGGACGCCAAAGAGCTGCCTCTTAAAATGACCAGCCATACACCTTGTTTCCGCAGTGAAGCCGGCAGCTATGGCCGCGATGTGCGCGGAATGATCCGCCAGCACCAGTTTGAGAAGGTGGAACTGATTCATGTGGTGGCGCCGGAGCAGTCTGATGCGGCTTTGGAAGAACTGACCGGCAATGCGGAACGAATCCTGCAGCTGCTAAACCTGCCGTATCGTGTTGTGGCGCTGTGCGGAGGCGATCTGGGCTTCTCTGCGGCGAAAACCTATGACATCGAAGTCTGGTTGCCAGCGCAGAAGAAGTACCGCGAAATTTCCTCTTGCAGCAACTGCCGCGACTTCCAGGCCCGCCGCATGCAGGCGCGCTGGCGTAATCCTGAAACCGGTAAGCCGGAGCTGGTGCATACGCTGAATGGTTCTGGACTGGCCATAGGACGTACTTTGATCGCAGTGCTGGAGAACTACCAGCAGGCGGACGGCTCTATTTTGGTGCCGGATGTGCTTGAGCCATACATGGGCGGCGTGAAGGTGATCAAACCAGCTAACTGA
- the cysG gene encoding siroheme synthase CysG gives MSTQLQTWDFLPISMNLQGRECLVVGDTEQAVRKTDLLLRAGAKVRLLGDANAKALVESADVLNAITLTSAPFHPELLQSCAMVVAASDSTDLNQQVAHAAQARGVPVNVVEQPELSSFIFPSIIDRHPVLVSVTSSGGAPVLTRLLRNRLESLIPHGFGRLADLAMEFRDKVRARFGHINQRRRFWESVLEGVVSDLVFCGRTDKARAMLDDMLSGEQADAITDAGEVYLVGAGPGDPDLLTFRALRLMRQADVVLYDRLVSPQILDLVRRDAKRINVGKARSNHTLPQQEINAMLVELAKEGKRVLRLKGGDPFIFGRGGEEIDQLADAGIPFQVVPGITAASGCAAYSGIPLTHRDHSQSVRFVTGHLKSDTCDLPWHEFVQDNQTLVFYMGLVGLPIISRELIAHGMKPSTPIALVSRGTLPDQQVLVGELGNIAKKVEEQQIPGPTIIIIGDVVTLRDRLRWMD, from the coding sequence ATGTCCACACAACTACAGACCTGGGACTTCCTGCCCATATCCATGAATCTACAGGGCAGGGAATGTCTTGTAGTTGGTGACACCGAGCAGGCGGTGCGCAAAACCGACCTGCTGCTGCGCGCAGGGGCCAAAGTCCGGCTCCTGGGCGATGCCAATGCGAAGGCGCTCGTTGAGAGCGCCGACGTGCTCAACGCCATTACCCTTACTTCTGCCCCCTTTCATCCTGAGCTGTTGCAATCGTGCGCGATGGTCGTCGCGGCATCTGATTCCACTGACTTGAATCAACAAGTGGCGCACGCCGCTCAGGCGCGTGGGGTTCCGGTTAATGTTGTGGAACAGCCGGAACTTAGCAGTTTTATCTTTCCCTCTATTATCGATCGTCACCCGGTGTTGGTGTCCGTCACCAGTTCTGGCGGCGCGCCTGTATTGACCCGTTTGCTGCGCAACCGTCTGGAGTCGCTGATTCCCCATGGTTTTGGAAGACTGGCTGACCTGGCGATGGAGTTTCGGGATAAAGTCCGGGCTCGCTTTGGCCATATCAACCAACGGCGTCGTTTTTGGGAGTCCGTACTGGAAGGCGTCGTTTCCGATCTGGTGTTTTGCGGGCGTACGGACAAAGCCAGGGCGATGCTGGATGACATGCTGAGCGGCGAGCAGGCGGATGCGATCACCGACGCGGGTGAAGTGTATCTGGTCGGCGCAGGGCCTGGCGATCCTGACTTGCTGACGTTTCGTGCGCTGCGCTTGATGCGTCAGGCCGATGTGGTGTTGTACGACCGCCTGGTGTCGCCGCAGATCCTTGATCTGGTGCGTCGCGACGCCAAGCGCATTAACGTAGGCAAAGCCCGCTCCAACCATACTTTGCCGCAGCAGGAAATCAACGCCATGTTGGTGGAGTTGGCCAAGGAAGGAAAACGGGTGTTGCGCCTCAAAGGCGGCGACCCTTTTATCTTTGGTCGCGGTGGAGAGGAGATCGATCAACTGGCGGATGCCGGCATCCCGTTTCAGGTTGTGCCTGGAATTACTGCAGCTTCAGGTTGCGCGGCCTATTCCGGCATTCCATTGACCCACAGAGATCACTCGCAGTCGGTGCGTTTTGTGACTGGTCACCTGAAGTCAGATACCTGCGACCTGCCATGGCATGAGTTTGTGCAGGACAATCAGACCCTGGTGTTCTACATGGGATTGGTGGGACTGCCTATTATCAGTCGTGAGCTGATCGCGCATGGCATGAAACCTTCAACGCCAATCGCCCTGGTGTCCAGAGGCACGCTGCCGGATCAGCAGGTGCTGGTGGGAGAGCTGGGCAATATCGCCAAGAAGGTTGAGGAGCAGCAGATTCCCGGTCCGACCATTATTATTATCGGCGATGTTGTGACCTTGCGTGATCGTTTGCGCTGGATGGATTAA
- a CDS encoding bifunctional diaminohydroxyphosphoribosylaminopyrimidine deaminase/5-amino-6-(5-phosphoribosylamino)uracil reductase RibD: protein MQTRELERFMRLAIAEGRKAIAHCRPNPPVGCVLVRNGQVVASGHTNAPGQPHAEAMALHYLHGPTADTIAFVTLEPCSFHGRTPSCAQTLVKLGIRKLYVGMLDPHPKNRGAGIDILKQAGAEVVVGILENEVRKELEAYLWRPDNGERL from the coding sequence ATGCAAACCCGTGAACTGGAGCGTTTTATGCGTCTGGCCATCGCCGAAGGCCGTAAAGCCATAGCGCATTGCCGCCCCAACCCACCTGTGGGCTGTGTACTGGTGCGCAACGGTCAGGTTGTCGCATCGGGCCACACCAACGCGCCAGGACAGCCTCACGCCGAAGCAATGGCGCTGCATTATCTGCATGGCCCGACCGCCGACACCATCGCGTTCGTCACCCTGGAGCCCTGCTCGTTCCATGGCCGCACGCCATCCTGTGCTCAAACGCTGGTCAAGCTAGGCATACGCAAGCTGTATGTCGGCATGCTCGACCCTCACCCGAAAAATCGTGGGGCAGGCATTGATATCCTTAAGCAAGCGGGGGCTGAAGTGGTGGTGGGGATACTGGAAAACGAAGTTCGCAAGGAGCTTGAGGCGTATTTGTGGCGTCCGGATAACGGGGAGAGGCTCTGA
- the modC gene encoding molybdenum ABC transporter ATP-binding protein has product MNDDISAAFFSHKGDFTLDVAFTTPGQGVTALFGRSGSGKTTLLRFIAGLERAEKGALQIKDEIWQSADLFVPPHRRALGYVFQEPSLFAHLSVMDNLLYGYHRIPQWERRVAPEEVIRWLELEALIGRNTQSLSGGQRQRVAIGRALLTSPKLLLMDEPLASLDLQSKEEILPYLDELFQQLDIPVFYVSHSPDEVMRLASHLVLLDHGGVRAGGPINELLTRPDLPLAHLEEASAVVHANIQAHDLEYHQTLLGVPGGVLAVHHKQGPIGQQVRLRIHAKDVSLALKPPELSSISNCIPVKVIDINVDREPSQVVVRLALGEETILARVTRRSIDQLNIERGMQVFAQVKSVALID; this is encoded by the coding sequence ATGAACGACGATATCTCCGCCGCCTTTTTCTCCCACAAAGGCGACTTCACCCTGGACGTCGCGTTCACCACACCGGGCCAGGGGGTCACCGCTCTGTTTGGCCGTTCCGGCTCCGGCAAAACGACGCTGCTACGTTTTATCGCTGGTCTGGAGCGAGCAGAAAAAGGCGCCTTGCAAATCAAGGATGAGATCTGGCAAAGCGCGGACCTGTTTGTACCACCGCACCGCCGCGCTCTTGGTTATGTGTTTCAGGAGCCCAGCCTGTTCGCGCATCTCTCAGTCATGGACAATCTGCTTTACGGTTACCATCGCATTCCGCAATGGGAGCGCAGGGTGGCCCCGGAAGAAGTCATTCGCTGGCTTGAATTGGAAGCGTTGATCGGTCGCAACACCCAATCACTGTCCGGCGGGCAACGACAGCGGGTCGCCATTGGCCGCGCCCTGCTCACCAGCCCCAAACTGCTGTTGATGGACGAGCCTCTGGCCAGCCTGGATTTGCAGAGCAAGGAAGAGATCCTGCCCTATCTGGATGAGCTGTTTCAGCAGTTGGACATTCCCGTTTTCTATGTGAGCCACTCGCCCGATGAAGTCATGCGCCTGGCCTCGCATCTGGTGCTGCTGGACCATGGCGGCGTCCGCGCCGGCGGCCCCATCAACGAGCTGCTCACCCGCCCCGATCTGCCTCTGGCGCATCTGGAGGAGGCCAGCGCCGTCGTGCACGCTAACATCCAGGCTCATGATCTGGAGTATCACCAAACCCTACTGGGCGTTCCTGGAGGCGTTTTGGCGGTGCATCACAAACAGGGACCGATTGGTCAGCAAGTCAGACTGCGCATCCACGCCAAGGACGTCAGTCTGGCGCTGAAGCCGCCGGAGTTGAGCAGTATCTCTAACTGCATTCCCGTGAAAGTGATCGATATCAACGTGGACAGAGAGCCGTCACAGGTAGTGGTGCGCCTGGCCTTGGGAGAAGAAACCATTCTTGCCCGCGTCACCCGTCGCTCCATTGATCAATTGAATATCGAAAGAGGCATGCAGGTGTTCGCCCAGGTGAAAAGCGTGGCCTTGATTGACTGA
- the modB gene encoding molybdate ABC transporter permease subunit, translating into MNAVGVQGLVDWQAVWITLKLAGLTTLILMALGTAIAWGLAQSRHWSKRPLEAIISLPLVLPPTVLGFYLLLLLGPKGPIGEITQALGLGVLPFTFPGLVVASVIYSLPFAVQPIQNAFETLGARPLEVAATLRASPWDRFMTVALPLSRSGLITAAVLVFAHTIGEFGIVLMIGGAIAGETKVLSVAIYDHVEAIEYTQANILSAGMLIFSFTVLLALQIIRKPAKVIA; encoded by the coding sequence ATGAATGCAGTGGGCGTCCAGGGGCTGGTCGACTGGCAGGCGGTATGGATTACGCTGAAACTGGCGGGGCTGACCACCCTGATTCTGATGGCGCTGGGCACCGCCATCGCCTGGGGTCTGGCGCAGAGCCGACACTGGAGCAAACGTCCGCTGGAGGCGATCATCTCTCTGCCTTTGGTGCTGCCGCCGACGGTGCTGGGCTTTTATCTATTGCTGCTGTTAGGCCCCAAAGGCCCGATTGGCGAGATTACCCAGGCTTTGGGATTAGGCGTACTGCCCTTCACTTTTCCCGGCTTGGTGGTCGCCTCCGTCATTTATTCACTGCCCTTCGCCGTACAGCCTATTCAGAACGCCTTCGAAACCCTCGGCGCCCGCCCGCTGGAGGTCGCCGCCACCTTGCGCGCCTCCCCCTGGGATCGCTTCATGACCGTCGCGCTGCCGCTATCCCGTTCCGGCCTGATCACCGCCGCCGTGCTGGTGTTCGCTCACACGATTGGCGAGTTTGGCATCGTGCTCATGATCGGCGGCGCCATCGCGGGCGAAACCAAAGTCTTGTCGGTGGCCATTTATGATCATGTGGAAGCCATCGAATACACCCAGGCCAACATCCTCTCCGCCGGCATGCTGATCTTTTCCTTCACGGTGCTGCTGGCGTTGCAGATTATCCGCAAGCCGGCGAAGGTGATCGCATGA
- the modA gene encoding molybdate ABC transporter substrate-binding protein — protein MLTRFTLVRAIATTFIALFLAPLANAGEVLAAVSANFTSAIQALAPDFEAQTGHRLKPSFGSTGKLYAQITNGAPFEVFLAADDVRSKKAIDAGVAVKGSDFVYASGRLALWSKDPVPGEDGRQWLEINKGKLAIANPKTAPYGAAAVKTMQSLKLYEQLHPQLVFGENISQTYQFVYSGVATLGFVALSQVIAMNDAEPGAYWLVPQSLYTPIRQEGVLLAKGQDNPAAAAFIDYLKSPRARSIIESFGYNVEE, from the coding sequence ATGTTGACACGCTTTACTCTCGTTCGCGCTATCGCGACGACATTCATCGCTTTGTTTCTGGCGCCGCTGGCCAATGCAGGCGAGGTTTTGGCGGCGGTGTCCGCCAATTTCACGTCCGCCATTCAGGCGCTGGCCCCGGACTTCGAGGCGCAGACCGGACACCGCCTCAAACCCAGTTTCGGCTCCACCGGCAAGCTTTACGCGCAAATCACTAATGGCGCGCCCTTTGAAGTATTTCTGGCGGCGGACGACGTACGCAGCAAAAAAGCCATAGACGCCGGAGTCGCCGTTAAAGGAAGCGACTTCGTCTACGCCAGTGGGCGCCTGGCGTTATGGAGCAAAGACCCCGTTCCGGGCGAAGATGGCCGTCAGTGGCTGGAGATTAACAAAGGCAAACTGGCTATCGCCAACCCCAAAACCGCCCCTTACGGCGCCGCCGCCGTCAAGACCATGCAATCGCTCAAACTATACGAACAGCTGCACCCTCAGTTGGTTTTTGGAGAAAATATTTCGCAAACCTATCAGTTCGTCTACAGCGGCGTAGCGACACTGGGGTTCGTCGCGCTGTCGCAGGTGATCGCCATGAATGATGCCGAACCCGGCGCCTACTGGCTGGTTCCTCAGTCGCTGTATACGCCGATCCGGCAAGAGGGCGTCCTGTTGGCCAAAGGTCAGGATAATCCGGCGGCGGCGGCGTTTATCGACTATCTGAAATCCCCCCGCGCCCGCTCGATTATCGAATCCTTTGGTTACAATGTTGAAGAATAA